A window of the Euzebya pacifica genome harbors these coding sequences:
- a CDS encoding acyl-CoA dehydrogenase family protein → MRAIRTDEALLNDVAGTPLTSEQAMLRETARAVVESKVLTHMADAERDEQFPPQVVAPLREAGLLGGTIPVEWGGAGLDHVSHALVVEEVSSRWQVLGSLVAMASGPVGRGLLTHGTDAQRERWLRPLAEGTALAGYALTEPDSGSDASAMRTRAERTDAGYVLTGAKTWIDWANDGDFFLTFARTEPGSVGAKGISAFIVPHDAPGLTTTIMRGKLGMRALSVGELVMDECEVAAENLVGEPGRGFAVAMSALEEARLMVAARISGGIAGVLRAVAAYIEERELFGRKLGDFQMTQAKVADMVVALECARTLTFRAAMLKDRGLPASRAVLTAKLFAQEAYMDVSRDAVQLFGAYGMSEEYEVNRHFRDAKVSEVTGGTSEILRILLSEQVRGRSRR, encoded by the coding sequence TTGAGGGCCATTCGAACCGACGAAGCACTTCTCAATGACGTCGCGGGGACTCCGTTGACATCTGAGCAGGCAATGCTGCGCGAAACCGCGCGGGCCGTGGTTGAGTCCAAGGTCTTGACGCACATGGCCGACGCGGAACGCGACGAGCAGTTCCCACCGCAGGTGGTGGCCCCCCTGCGCGAGGCGGGTCTGCTTGGTGGCACCATTCCTGTCGAATGGGGTGGGGCAGGGTTGGACCACGTCAGTCACGCGCTGGTGGTCGAGGAGGTCTCGTCGCGGTGGCAGGTCCTCGGCTCGCTCGTGGCCATGGCCAGCGGCCCTGTGGGACGCGGCCTCCTGACACACGGCACCGATGCCCAGCGGGAACGGTGGTTGCGGCCACTGGCCGAAGGCACCGCTCTGGCCGGCTACGCACTCACCGAACCCGACTCCGGGTCGGACGCGTCGGCCATGCGCACCCGTGCCGAGCGGACCGACGCCGGTTACGTGCTGACCGGGGCAAAGACTTGGATCGACTGGGCCAATGACGGTGACTTCTTTCTGACGTTCGCCCGTACCGAACCCGGCTCGGTGGGCGCCAAGGGAATCTCCGCCTTCATCGTTCCGCACGACGCCCCGGGTCTGACCACAACCATCATGCGAGGAAAGCTCGGGATGCGGGCGTTGAGCGTTGGCGAGCTGGTCATGGACGAATGCGAGGTCGCCGCCGAAAACCTGGTCGGAGAGCCCGGACGCGGCTTCGCGGTGGCCATGTCGGCCCTGGAGGAGGCCCGGCTAATGGTCGCCGCCCGGATCAGCGGAGGAATCGCCGGCGTCCTGCGAGCGGTGGCCGCCTACATCGAGGAGCGCGAACTCTTTGGGCGGAAGCTGGGGGACTTCCAGATGACGCAGGCCAAGGTGGCCGACATGGTCGTGGCCCTGGAGTGTGCGAGGACGTTGACCTTTCGGGCCGCGATGTTGAAGGACCGGGGCCTTCCCGCGAGTCGCGCCGTGTTGACGGCAAAGCTGTTCGCCCAGGAGGCCTACATGGACGTGTCACGCGATGCGGTCCAACTCTTCGGCGCCTACGGCATGTCAGAGGAGTATGAAGTGAACCGGCACTTCAGGGACGCGAAGGTCTCCGAGGTCACCGGAGGCACCAGTGAAATCCTACGGATCCTGCTCTCCGAACAGGTCCGCGGGCGGTCACGCCGGTGA
- a CDS encoding aromatic ring-hydroxylating oxygenase subunit alpha: MQHIDFDPLVEPTRIHGSLYTSPAVHDAEMTRIFHRGWVFLAHDSEIANPGDYVTRTVGGQPLIVARGRDNVVRAFFNRCTHRANLVCRADQGTASSFRCPYHGWTFANDGTLTGVPMREGYGSAHEDTQARLGLAEIADLDTYRGFVFGRLTGTGPPLIQHLGRATTAIDRVVDLSPTGKLDLGNGWIRHQNRANWKTLLENQVDGYHALFVHQSVYRAVSPRRAEYGSGDTRIAVRDLGNGHCEIDYTDEWRRLDQEFAWFGNIDRDRVPRYIEAMTSARGDRLRQLLVDGPPHTVIFPNLFLAELNVMMFEPVAPGETVVHTAPARLDGGEEMNERILRRAEGAMGPAGFLIADDADMSERNQIGLKAGTPEWVELSRGLESEETDTRGTHSFDESAETTQRAIWHHYRTVMQGNVA, from the coding sequence ATGCAGCACATTGACTTTGACCCGCTCGTGGAGCCCACGAGGATCCACGGCAGCCTCTACACCTCCCCGGCGGTGCACGACGCGGAGATGACCCGCATCTTCCACCGGGGCTGGGTGTTCCTCGCCCATGACTCCGAAATCGCCAATCCGGGTGACTACGTGACCCGGACGGTCGGCGGCCAGCCATTGATCGTGGCCCGTGGCCGCGACAACGTCGTGCGGGCGTTCTTCAACCGTTGCACCCACCGGGCGAATCTGGTGTGTCGGGCCGATCAGGGGACCGCCTCGTCGTTCCGCTGCCCGTACCACGGCTGGACCTTCGCCAACGACGGGACCCTGACCGGTGTCCCGATGCGTGAGGGGTACGGCTCCGCCCACGAGGACACGCAGGCCCGGCTGGGCCTCGCCGAGATCGCGGACCTCGACACCTACCGAGGTTTCGTGTTCGGCCGGCTGACGGGCACCGGCCCGCCGCTCATCCAACACTTGGGACGCGCCACCACCGCCATCGACCGGGTGGTCGACCTGTCGCCGACCGGGAAGCTGGACCTGGGCAACGGGTGGATCCGCCACCAGAACAGGGCGAACTGGAAGACGCTGCTGGAGAACCAGGTCGACGGGTACCACGCACTGTTCGTCCACCAGTCGGTGTATCGGGCCGTGTCCCCCCGTCGCGCCGAGTACGGGTCCGGAGACACCAGGATCGCAGTGCGGGACCTTGGCAACGGGCACTGCGAGATCGACTACACCGACGAGTGGCGCCGGCTGGACCAGGAGTTCGCATGGTTCGGCAATATCGATCGTGACCGCGTCCCCCGCTACATCGAGGCGATGACGTCGGCGCGGGGCGACCGTCTGCGGCAGCTCCTCGTTGACGGACCGCCCCACACCGTGATCTTCCCGAACCTTTTCCTCGCCGAACTCAACGTGATGATGTTCGAACCGGTCGCTCCTGGCGAGACCGTCGTGCACACCGCCCCCGCGCGCTTGGATGGTGGCGAGGAGATGAACGAGCGGATACTGCGACGCGCCGAGGGCGCCATGGGACCAGCGGGCTTTCTCATCGCCGACGACGCAGACATGAGCGAACGCAACCAGATCGGGTTGAAGGCAGGCACACCCGAGTGGGTGGAGCTGAGCCGGGGCCTTGAGTCGGAGGAGACCGACACCCGCGGGACCCACAGCTTCGACGAGTCCGCCGAAACGACCCAGCGGGCGATCTGGCATCACTACCGCACGGTCATGCAGGGGAACGTCGCATGA
- a CDS encoding aromatic ring-hydroxylating oxygenase subunit alpha translates to MTSAAVLDAEMQRVFDRCWLYVGHESEVAEPGEYRRRVVAGRSVIFVRGADDEVRVLHNSCPHRGAIVCRTDEGVATSFQCFYHAWTFATDGALRGVPGVQSYPEGFDQAERSLVPVARVESYRGFWFMCLDADAEPLRDYLADACELLDVIVDQSPSGRLRVVPGRQSYSIRANWKLLAENSYDSYHGTPTHQTYFSYLQATGGTSDQGDLKRRGAARPLGNGHACIEYSAPWGKPVARWVPTFGEQAREEMAVVRAQLHDQHGPERGARITDTMRNMVIFPNLVVNDITALTVRTFQPTGPDTMSVDAYALAPVEEEGEALHRRLQSFLEILGPAGFATPDDAEALESCQIGFASGGVTHNDISKGYGTTERDGELQMRSWWREWNHRMTGQPRQTAGVESAAAAEGS, encoded by the coding sequence ATGACGTCGGCTGCGGTGCTGGATGCGGAGATGCAGCGGGTCTTTGATCGCTGTTGGTTGTATGTGGGTCACGAGTCGGAGGTGGCCGAGCCGGGGGAGTACCGCCGTCGGGTGGTGGCGGGCCGGTCGGTGATCTTCGTGCGTGGTGCCGACGACGAGGTGCGGGTGTTGCACAACAGTTGTCCGCACCGGGGTGCGATCGTGTGCCGCACCGATGAGGGGGTGGCGACGTCGTTTCAGTGCTTCTATCACGCGTGGACGTTCGCCACTGACGGGGCGCTTCGGGGGGTGCCGGGGGTCCAGTCCTATCCGGAGGGGTTCGACCAGGCGGAGCGGTCGTTGGTGCCGGTGGCGCGGGTGGAGTCCTACCGAGGGTTCTGGTTCATGTGCCTGGATGCCGACGCCGAACCGTTGCGGGACTACCTGGCTGACGCCTGCGAGCTGTTGGACGTCATCGTGGACCAGTCGCCGTCTGGTCGGTTGCGGGTGGTGCCGGGCCGGCAGTCCTACAGCATCCGGGCCAACTGGAAGCTGTTGGCGGAGAACAGTTATGACTCCTATCACGGCACGCCGACCCACCAGACCTACTTCTCGTATCTGCAGGCCACCGGTGGGACGTCGGATCAGGGCGACCTGAAGCGGCGGGGCGCCGCGCGGCCGTTGGGCAACGGGCATGCCTGCATCGAGTACTCCGCTCCGTGGGGCAAGCCGGTGGCCCGCTGGGTGCCCACCTTCGGGGAGCAGGCCCGGGAGGAGATGGCTGTGGTCCGCGCGCAGCTGCACGACCAGCACGGCCCCGAACGGGGTGCACGGATCACCGACACGATGCGCAACATGGTCATCTTCCCCAACCTGGTCGTCAACGACATCACGGCATTGACGGTGCGGACCTTCCAGCCAACCGGCCCCGACACGATGTCGGTGGACGCCTACGCGCTGGCCCCGGTGGAGGAGGAGGGCGAGGCGCTGCACCGACGGCTGCAGAGCTTCCTCGAGATCCTCGGACCGGCCGGGTTCGCGACCCCTGATGACGCCGAGGCGCTGGAGTCCTGCCAGATCGGGTTCGCCTCCGGTGGGGTGACCCACAACGACATCTCCAAGGGCTACGGCACCACCGAGCGCGACGGCGAGCTGCAGATGCGCTCGTGGTGGCGCGAGTGGAACCACCGGATGACCGGCCAACCACGACAAACCGCTGGCGTCGAGTCCGCCGCGGCGGCAGAAGGAAGCTGA
- a CDS encoding acyl-CoA dehydrogenase family protein, producing MDFALTDEQRMMQESVRALMAREAPPEKIREWDQAHEFPDEVWRKLGAQGWLGLTIPEEFGGTGASVLDTVLFSEQLSYCATGLSAAFQRSACYGGTVISRVGTQEQKETYLPPIASGESMVAVALTEPGAGSDAAALQTRATRDGDHYLINGQKVYTSGADQADWLIVAVRTDPSAPAREGISTFIVPTDLDGLEIRRMDKLGNWMVSTCEVYFDDVAVPAENLLGDLNGAWQSTLSSGLDAERLIIGSHCTGSAQRAFDVARDYAVSREQFGRPITSFQMIKQKFADMAASIQGARLMTQHAAWLVDQGLPARKESSMVKMVASEMWNDVVYEAMQACGGWSYMMESELQRQYRDARLYTIGGGTSEIQRLIIAKELGL from the coding sequence GTGGACTTCGCACTCACTGACGAACAACGAATGATGCAAGAGAGCGTCCGTGCCCTCATGGCTCGGGAGGCCCCGCCCGAGAAGATTCGGGAGTGGGACCAGGCCCATGAGTTCCCCGATGAGGTCTGGCGCAAGCTGGGTGCGCAGGGGTGGCTGGGACTGACCATCCCGGAGGAGTTCGGCGGCACTGGCGCGAGCGTGCTCGACACCGTGTTGTTTTCCGAGCAGCTCAGCTACTGCGCGACCGGGCTCTCCGCGGCGTTCCAGCGGTCCGCATGCTACGGCGGAACCGTCATCAGCCGCGTCGGTACCCAGGAGCAGAAGGAGACATATCTCCCACCCATCGCCAGCGGGGAGTCAATGGTGGCCGTGGCGCTGACCGAACCCGGCGCCGGTTCCGACGCCGCGGCCCTGCAGACCCGCGCCACCCGCGACGGTGACCACTACCTGATCAACGGACAGAAGGTCTACACCAGCGGAGCCGATCAAGCGGACTGGCTCATCGTCGCAGTCAGAACCGACCCGTCCGCACCGGCTCGGGAGGGCATCTCAACCTTCATCGTCCCCACCGATCTCGACGGCCTCGAGATCCGCCGTATGGACAAGCTGGGCAACTGGATGGTCAGCACGTGCGAGGTCTACTTCGACGACGTGGCCGTCCCTGCCGAGAATCTGCTGGGCGATCTCAACGGTGCGTGGCAGTCCACCCTGTCCTCGGGTCTCGATGCCGAGCGGCTCATCATCGGTTCCCACTGCACCGGCAGCGCCCAACGCGCGTTCGACGTGGCCCGGGACTACGCGGTGTCCCGCGAGCAGTTCGGCCGGCCAATCACGTCCTTCCAGATGATCAAGCAGAAGTTCGCCGACATGGCTGCATCGATCCAGGGTGCTCGTCTGATGACGCAGCACGCGGCGTGGCTGGTGGACCAGGGCCTGCCCGCCAGGAAGGAGAGCTCAATGGTGAAGATGGTCGCCTCCGAGATGTGGAACGACGTCGTGTACGAGGCCATGCAGGCCTGCGGCGGCTGGAGCTACATGATGGAGTCGGAACTGCAACGTCAATATCGCGACGCCCGGCTGTACACCATCGGTGGCGGAACCTCCGAGATCCAGCGTCTCATCATCGCCAAGGAGCTCGGGCTCTAG
- a CDS encoding aromatic-ring-hydroxylating dioxygenase subunit beta, protein MTAAHDQADPAAPWGVPADALAFLIKEARLADEHAYEAWESLWDDEALYWVPRDPERPWDTQFSYIADNRARLHSRIAQLCTGHRYSQVPQSRMRRMLSNFEVTSQDAELTQVACNFVLHEYRLGATVWAGRYRYTIAHRTDGLRLRKKVVELVNAAGPIPTLGFLI, encoded by the coding sequence ATGACCGCGGCCCACGACCAGGCCGACCCGGCTGCCCCGTGGGGCGTACCCGCCGACGCCCTTGCCTTCCTGATCAAGGAGGCCCGTCTGGCCGACGAGCACGCGTACGAAGCGTGGGAGTCCCTGTGGGACGACGAGGCCCTGTACTGGGTGCCACGCGACCCTGAGCGCCCCTGGGACACACAGTTCTCCTACATCGCGGACAACCGTGCACGGCTGCACAGCCGGATCGCGCAGCTGTGCACCGGCCACCGCTACTCCCAGGTCCCCCAGTCCCGGATGCGTCGAATGCTGTCCAACTTCGAGGTCACCTCCCAGGACGCCGAGCTGACCCAGGTGGCCTGCAACTTCGTCCTTCACGAATACCGGCTGGGGGCAACCGTGTGGGCGGGGCGCTACCGCTACACAATTGCTCACCGCACGGATGGCCTGCGGCTTCGAAAGAAGGTCGTGGAGCTCGTCAACGCGGCTGGCCCAATTCCGACTCTGGGATTCTTGATCTGA
- a CDS encoding class I adenylate-forming enzyme family protein, whose product MTSAASSATLSTKVAWHAKYRPNHPAVVDGKLTLSYGELDRRARAVAAGLRAQGVARGDVVSVQLPNTADFVVMAVAAAHGGMVLGPLSPRFGLPEVGHVVSRSASRVLVYNRDDNSAVAEAIAADRPDLLRVVAGGRPARSGELPLVDLDGPGADLRAGVGLDEPAVALHSSGTEGLPKLPLHTERSLMHCTTAVAERNHLTPADRFLVAVPITTGTGTHGMVHCALVVGATLVMMPAWDPRTAAALVAEHRCTYSIAPTTMLFDLLNDPAVSHDQLDSLRVFTCGGSPIPSEVVEHAADELSLVVSPMYGSTECLAATNGHPDDPPELLSGSDGPALLGVDIAIAGPDGAILGPGEAGQILVGGPTLFQGYLGQPERTAQALAGGWYRTGDVGRLDKDGYLRVIDRISDIIIRGGTNISSKDVENDLLAHPDIAEVAVVAAPDDRLGERIAAFVVARSGAVAPTFEDVLQVLEDRGVARYRWPERLDVLPGLPRNSSGKVQKAVLRQRLREEVGS is encoded by the coding sequence GTGACGTCCGCAGCCTCCTCCGCGACCCTGTCCACCAAGGTTGCGTGGCACGCGAAGTACCGACCAAACCATCCGGCCGTCGTGGACGGGAAGCTGACGCTGAGCTACGGCGAGCTGGACCGCCGGGCGCGGGCGGTGGCTGCGGGGCTCCGCGCACAGGGGGTGGCTCGGGGCGACGTGGTGTCGGTCCAGCTGCCAAACACCGCCGACTTCGTCGTCATGGCGGTGGCCGCCGCGCATGGTGGCATGGTGCTGGGCCCGCTGTCGCCCCGCTTCGGCCTCCCAGAGGTGGGCCACGTAGTCAGCCGGTCCGCCAGCCGTGTGCTGGTGTACAACCGTGACGACAACTCCGCGGTCGCCGAGGCCATCGCCGCTGACCGCCCCGACCTCCTCCGTGTCGTGGCGGGGGGCCGTCCGGCGCGGAGCGGGGAGCTGCCCCTGGTGGACCTGGACGGACCGGGAGCGGACCTCCGCGCCGGAGTCGGCCTTGATGAGCCAGCCGTGGCCCTCCACTCCTCTGGCACTGAGGGGCTTCCGAAGCTGCCCCTTCACACCGAGCGATCGCTGATGCACTGCACGACCGCGGTGGCCGAACGCAACCACCTAACCCCGGCGGATCGATTCCTGGTCGCGGTCCCCATCACGACAGGGACGGGCACCCACGGCATGGTTCACTGCGCCCTCGTGGTCGGCGCCACTCTAGTGATGATGCCGGCCTGGGACCCCAGAACAGCCGCGGCGCTGGTGGCCGAGCACCGCTGCACATACAGCATCGCCCCGACAACGATGCTGTTCGACCTGCTCAATGACCCCGCGGTCAGCCACGACCAGCTGGACAGCCTGCGCGTGTTCACCTGCGGGGGTTCGCCGATCCCCAGCGAAGTCGTCGAGCACGCCGCGGATGAGCTGAGCCTGGTCGTCAGCCCGATGTACGGGTCCACTGAGTGTCTGGCCGCAACCAACGGGCACCCAGATGACCCCCCGGAACTGCTGTCGGGGAGCGACGGACCGGCCTTGTTGGGGGTTGACATCGCCATCGCCGGCCCCGACGGCGCCATCCTGGGTCCTGGCGAGGCCGGCCAAATCCTGGTTGGCGGCCCAACCCTGTTCCAAGGATACCTCGGCCAGCCGGAACGAACGGCTCAGGCGCTCGCCGGTGGCTGGTATCGCACGGGAGACGTCGGCCGCTTGGACAAGGACGGCTACCTGCGCGTCATCGATCGCATCTCCGACATCATCATCCGGGGCGGGACCAACATCAGCTCCAAGGACGTTGAGAACGACCTTCTGGCCCACCCCGACATCGCCGAAGTGGCGGTGGTGGCGGCGCCAGACGACCGCCTCGGCGAGCGGATCGCCGCCTTCGTGGTCGCCCGCAGCGGTGCGGTCGCTCCCACCTTCGAGGACGTCCTGCAAGTTCTAGAGGATCGTGGTGTGGCGCGTTATCGCTGGCCCGAGCGCCTCGATGTCCTTCCCGGTCTGCCAAGAAACTCATCGGGAAAGGTGCAGAAGGCCGTGTTGCGTCAGCGTCTGCGTGAGGAGGTCGGAAGCTGA
- a CDS encoding IS3 family transposase (programmed frameshift), which yields MSRSRPPYAPDLREQLIALVKAGRTPEELSRDYEPTAQTIRNWIAADAAEDDPDRLGRAERDELVQLRRENRILREEREILRKAGGLVRCGDRRDAPEAFAFMKAHQAEHAVATMARLLEVSTSGYYAWLSRPDSQRTIEDRELTDRIRHHHAESRGTYGAGRIHADLRAEGCEVGVKRVARLMANAGLAGISRRPKGKTTRQDRASAAAPDLLERDFTATGPDQKWVADITYVPTWQGFSYLAIVLDVWSRRIVGWATAPTLHTQVVLDALNMAIFRRPEAVIHHSDKGCQYTSIAFGQRCKETGITPSTGSTGDCFDNSMAESFFASLECELIDRTRFATRHEADLAVIDYIEGFYNTRRRHSALDYRSPINYENDAAPEAA from the exons ATGTCGAGGAGCCGCCCGCCATACGCGCCTGACCTGCGTGAGCAGCTGATCGCCTTGGTGAAGGCCGGTCGCACGCCGGAAGAGCTGTCACGCGACTACGAGCCGACTGCCCAGACGATCCGCAACTGGATCGCTGCCGATGCGGCCGAGGACGACCCGGATCGGCTCGGCCGGGCTGAGCGTGATGAGCTCGTCCAGCTCCGCCGGGAGAACCGGATTCTGCGCGAGGAACGCGAGATCCTGCGAAAAGCCG GCGGCCTGGTTCGCTGCGGAGACCGACGCGACGCCCCGGAGGCGTTCGCGTTCATGAAGGCGCATCAGGCCGAGCACGCCGTCGCGACGATGGCCCGACTGCTGGAGGTCTCCACCAGCGGCTACTACGCGTGGCTGTCCCGCCCCGACAGCCAGCGCACGATCGAGGACCGCGAGCTGACCGACCGGATCCGCCACCACCACGCCGAGTCGCGCGGCACCTACGGCGCCGGACGCATCCACGCCGACCTGCGCGCCGAAGGCTGCGAGGTGGGTGTGAAGCGTGTCGCACGGCTGATGGCAAACGCTGGACTTGCCGGGATCTCGCGCCGCCCCAAAGGCAAGACCACCCGACAGGACCGCGCCTCAGCTGCCGCCCCGGACCTGCTCGAGCGCGACTTCACCGCCACCGGGCCGGACCAGAAGTGGGTGGCCGACATCACGTATGTCCCGACGTGGCAGGGCTTCTCCTACCTCGCGATCGTGCTGGACGTGTGGTCCCGTCGGATCGTGGGCTGGGCGACCGCGCCCACCCTGCACACCCAGGTTGTGCTCGACGCGTTGAACATGGCGATCTTCCGCCGGCCTGAGGCGGTGATCCATCACAGCGACAAGGGCTGCCAATACACATCGATCGCCTTCGGGCAGCGTTGCAAGGAGACCGGCATCACCCCGTCGACCGGGTCGACCGGCGACTGCTTCGATAACAGCATGGCCGAGAGCTTCTTTGCGTCGCTGGAGTGCGAGCTGATCGACCGCACCCGGTTCGCCACCCGACACGAGGCCGACCTGGCCGTCATCGACTACATCGAGGGCTTCTACAACACCCGCCGGCGCCACTCCGCGCTGGACTACCGTTCACCCATCAACTACGAGAACGACGCCGCCCCCGAGGCGGCCTGA
- a CDS encoding class I adenylate-forming enzyme family protein, with translation MLREVTSRLRSDEVDGYVRSGAWTDDTIHGLMLASAAATGDGLLMTDSRWTVSGRELETGIARACDSLLAAGVGPRSVVGLHTGNHVEFVILHTALSSLGAVTLTLPSRLPSADVAALLEQADADALVAPTGSAPRIATHLPASMRFLSYPDTGDGRELGSLDVIRSGRSPETAPWEVEASARDYIMMPTAGTTGHPKIALRTHRAWIAMARKKLKTLGSLELSNRDAVLVLSPLVQGIGYLHGFVLPLLVPGLRRLMVPRFDADFALDLAERHRPTILLGVPTHAMRLLDAARERTSDLSSVRMFQSGGDAFPVAARHDFEDTLRIPVISDYGLSDVGAACAISPDDPVNKRRETAGTAMPWTDVAVLNEDGSDCAEGVVGEVALRGPDMITCYYPEDPADARPETLVRSGDLGFLDADGYLVIVGRTKDLIIRGGANISPQQVETAVRTHPLVREVAVVGRRDPVLGERIAAVVRLKPDAVLDLPSLLNHLEAEGVSKSVWPEFLHVLDEFPSSPGGKVDKRALRLVVDQSAASPTRKG, from the coding sequence ATGCTGCGTGAGGTGACCTCCCGCCTTCGGTCCGACGAAGTCGATGGCTATGTCCGGTCAGGGGCGTGGACCGACGACACCATTCACGGCCTGATGCTGGCCTCCGCGGCCGCAACCGGGGACGGCCTGCTCATGACCGACAGCCGCTGGACAGTCAGCGGGCGCGAACTCGAAACGGGGATCGCCCGTGCCTGCGATTCATTGCTGGCCGCCGGCGTCGGCCCCCGGTCGGTGGTGGGGCTGCACACCGGGAATCACGTGGAGTTTGTGATCCTGCACACGGCCCTCTCGTCGTTGGGAGCGGTCACGCTGACTCTCCCAAGTCGCCTCCCGAGCGCCGACGTTGCCGCCCTGCTGGAGCAGGCGGACGCAGATGCCCTGGTGGCACCCACCGGCTCCGCTCCCCGGATCGCCACTCATCTTCCGGCCAGCATGCGGTTCCTGTCCTATCCCGACACCGGGGACGGCAGGGAGCTTGGCTCCCTTGACGTCATCCGCTCCGGACGGTCCCCGGAGACCGCTCCCTGGGAAGTGGAGGCCTCCGCTCGCGACTACATCATGATGCCGACCGCCGGCACCACCGGGCACCCAAAGATTGCCCTTCGGACCCACCGGGCGTGGATCGCGATGGCGCGCAAGAAGCTCAAGACCCTGGGAAGCCTCGAGCTCTCCAACCGCGACGCGGTGCTGGTGCTGTCACCCCTGGTCCAGGGAATCGGGTACCTGCATGGGTTCGTGCTGCCACTGCTGGTCCCCGGTCTCCGGCGCCTCATGGTTCCCCGGTTCGACGCCGACTTCGCCCTAGACCTCGCGGAGCGTCACCGGCCGACCATTCTCCTGGGTGTGCCGACACACGCGATGCGGCTCCTGGACGCTGCCCGTGAGCGAACCTCTGACCTGTCGTCGGTCCGGATGTTCCAGTCGGGCGGTGACGCCTTCCCGGTTGCCGCCCGTCACGATTTTGAGGACACCCTCAGGATTCCGGTGATCAGCGACTACGGCCTGTCCGATGTGGGGGCCGCCTGCGCAATCAGCCCCGACGACCCGGTCAACAAGAGGCGCGAGACGGCCGGAACAGCGATGCCCTGGACCGATGTGGCCGTGCTGAACGAGGACGGCAGTGACTGTGCCGAAGGGGTGGTGGGTGAAGTGGCGCTTCGGGGGCCGGACATGATCACCTGCTACTACCCTGAGGACCCGGCCGACGCACGACCCGAGACGCTGGTGCGGAGCGGCGACCTTGGTTTCCTCGACGCGGATGGCTACCTGGTCATCGTCGGCCGGACGAAGGACCTGATCATCCGCGGCGGTGCCAACATCAGCCCGCAGCAGGTCGAGACGGCGGTCCGAACCCACCCGTTAGTTCGGGAGGTGGCGGTCGTCGGTCGGCGGGACCCAGTGCTGGGCGAGCGCATCGCGGCCGTGGTCCGTCTCAAGCCGGACGCGGTCCTCGACCTGCCGAGCCTTCTCAACCACCTCGAGGCCGAGGGCGTCAGCAAGTCCGTTTGGCCCGAATTCCTGCACGTTCTGGACGAGTTCCCAAGCTCACCTGGCGGAAAGGTCGACAAGCGCGCGCTCAGGCTCGTGGTCGACCAGTCCGCTGCTTCACCGACACGAAAGGGATGA